One Salvia splendens isolate huo1 chromosome 12, SspV2, whole genome shotgun sequence genomic window carries:
- the LOC121757043 gene encoding DNA damage-binding protein 1, producing MSVWNYVVTAHKPTNVTHSCVGNFTSPQELNLIIAKCTRIEIHLLSPQGLQPMLDVPIYGRIATLELFRPHGETQDLLFIATERYKFCVLQWDAETGEFITRAMGDVSDRIGRPTDNGQIGIVDPDCRLIGLHLYDGLFKVIPFDNKGQLKEAFNIRLEELQVLDIKFLYGCPKPTIVVLYQDNKDARHMKTYEVNLKDKDFVEGPWSQNNLDNGADLLIPVPPPLCGVLIIGEETIVYSSASSFKAIPIRPSITRAYGRVDADGSRYLLGDHNGLLHLLVITHEKEKVSGLKIELLGETSIASSISYLDNAVVFVGSSYGDSQLIKLNLQPDAKGSYVEVLERYVNLGPIVDFCVVDLERQGQGQVVTCSGAYKDGSLRIVRNGIGINEQASVELQGIKGMWSLRSATDDPYDTFLVVSFINETRILAMNIEDELEETEIEGFCSNVQTLFCHDAAYDQLVQVTSSTVRLVSATSRELHNEWFAPEGYSINVATANVTQVLLATGGGHLIYLEIGDGVLREVKHTQLEYDISCLDINPIGDNKNCSQLAAVGMWTDISVRIFSLPDLNLITKEHLGGEIIPRSVLLCAFEGISYLLCALGDGHLLNFVLTTSNGALSDRKKVSLGTQPITLRTFSSKNATHVFAASDRPTVIYSSNKKLLYSNVNLKEVSYMCPFNTAAFPDSLAIAKEGELTIGTIDDIQKLHIRSIPLGEHARRICHQEQTRTFAICSLKYNQSAADDSEMHFVRLLDDQTFDFISTYPLDQFECGCSVLSCSFSDDSNVYYCVGTAYVMPEENEPTKGRVLIFIVEDGKLQLIAEKETKGAVYSLNAFNGKLLAAINQKIQLYKWMPRDYGSHELQSECGHHGHILALYVQTRGDFIVVGDLMKSISLLIYKHEEGAIEERARDYNANWMSAVEILDDDIYLGAENNFNLFTVRKNSEGATDEERGRLEVVGEYHLGEFVNRFRHGSLVMRLPDSDVGQIPTVIFGTVNGVIGVIASLPHEQYVFLEKLQTNMRKVIKGVGGLSHEQWRSFYNEKKTVEAKSFLDGDLIESFLDLNRNRMEEISKSMNVAVDELMKRVEELTRLH from the exons ATGAGCGTATGGAATTACGTAGTGACGGCGCACAAGCCCACCAACGTCACGCATTCGTGCGTCGGCAATTTCACTAGCCCGCAGGAGCTCAATCTCATAATTGC GAAATGCACCCGGATTGAGATTCATTTGCTCTCGCCTCAAGGCTTGCAG CCTATGCTGGATGTGCCGATATATGGGAGAATCGCCACACTTGAGCTTTTTCGCCCACAT GGAGAAACACAAGACCTCCTTTTCATAGCTACAGAAAGATACAAATTCTGCGTTTTGCAATGGGACGCCGAGACTGGCGAGTTTATCACAAG AGCCATGGGTGATGTTTCTGATCGGATTGGCCGTCCCACTGATAATGGACAG ATTGGAATAGTTGATCCAGACTGCAGGTTGATTGGTCTACATCTATATGATGGGTTGTTCAAG gtCATTCCATTTGATAACAAAGGCCAACTCAAAGAGGCATTTAATATCAG GCTGGAGGAGCTTCAGGTTTTAGATATCAAGTTTTTGTATGGTTGCCCTAAGCCGACCATTGTTGTACTTTACCAG GATAACAAGGATGCGCGTCATATGAAAACATACGAGGTTAATTTGAAGGATAAAGATTTTGTTGAAGGTCCGTGGTCACAAAACAATCTTGACAATGGGGCAGATTTGTTAATCCCAGTGCCACCTCCTCTTTGTGGTGTCCTCATTATTGGTGAAGAAACAATAGTATATTCCAGTGCCTCAAGTTTCAAAGCAATCCCAATTAGACCT TCTATTACAAGAGCCTATGGAAGGGTTGATGCAGATGGTTCACGCTACTTATTAGGAGATCACAATGGGCTTTTGCATCTACTTGTTATAACTCATGAGAAGGAGAA AGTATCTGGACTCAAAATTGAGCTCTTGGGGGAAACTTCTATTGCATCATCCATATCATATCTTGATAATGCTGTTGTTTTTGTTGGCTCAAGTTATGGAGATTCACAG CTTATAAAGCTTAATCTTCAACCGGACGCAAAAGGTTCTTATGTGGAAGTTCTTGAAAGATATGTGAATTTGGGGCCAATTGTTGATTTCTGTGTGGTTGACTTGGAGAGGCAAGGGCAAGGTCAAGTTGTAACTTGCTCAGGTGCCTACAAGGATGGTTCTTTGCGCATTGTGCGAAATGGTATTGGAATAAATGAACAG GCATCTGTAGAGCTTCAAGGCATCAAGGGCATGTGGTCGCTGCGATCAGCTACTGATGATCCATATGATACTTTCTTAGTCGTCAGCTTTATCAACGAGACACGTATTTTGGCAATGAATATTGAAGATGAATTGGAGGAAACTGAGATTGAAGGTTTTTGTTCCAATGTACAGACTTTGTTTTGTCATGATGCTGCATACGATCAACTTGTGCAG GTTACTTCAAGTACAGTTAGACTAGTCAGTGCTACCAGCAGAGAGCTTCACAATGAATGGTTTGCTCCGGAAGGTTATTCAATCAATGTTGCCACTGCCAATGTCACTCAA GTTCTATTGGCTACCGGCGGAGGACATTTAATTTATCTAGAAATTGGTGACGGTGTTCTGAGAGAAGTGAAACATACCCAGTTGGAGTATGACATCTCATGCCTGGACATTAATCCAATTGGTGATAACAAAAACTGCAGTCAACTAGCTGCGGTGGGAATGTGGACAGATATTAGTGTTAGGATATTTTCACTTCCAGACTTGAATCTTATAACAAAGGAGCATTTGGGAGGGGAGATCATTCCTCGATCTGTACTTCTTTGTGCTTTTGAAGGG ATATCTTATCTGTTATGTGCTCTTGGGGATGGACATCTCTTGAATTTTGTGTTGACTACCAGCAACGGTGCACTATCAGACAGGAAGAAAGTTTCTTTAGGGACCCAACCAATTACACTACGTACTTTCTCATCAAAGAATGCCACACATGTATTTGCGGCTTCTGATAGACCGACTGTCATCTATAGCAGTAACAAGAAATTGCTTTACAGCAATGTAAATCTGAAAGAAGTCAGTTATATGTGCCCCTTCAATACAGCTGCTTTCCCCGACAG CCTTGCTATTGCTAAAGAAGGCGAACTAACAATTGGAACCATAGATGATATTCAAAAGCTTCACATACGCTCGATCCCACTTGGGGAGCATGCACGGCGTATATGTCATCAGGAACAAACACGGACTTTTGCCATTTGTAGTTTGAAATATAACCAATCAGCAGCAGATGACTCTGAAATGCACTTTGTCCGCTTGTTAGATGACCAGACATTCGATTTCATATCTACTTATCCTCTGGATCAATTCGAGTGTGGTTGTTCTGTCCTTAGCTGCTCGTTCTCTGATGACAGTAATGTGTACTACTGTGTGGGGACTGCATACGTAATGCCAGAAGAAAATGAACCTACTAAG GGtcgggttttaatttttattgtagAAGATGGAAAACTCCAACTAATTGCTGAGAAGGAAACCAAAGGTGCTGTCTATTCTCTTAACGCCTTCAATGGGAAACTGCTTGCTGCCATTAATCAAAAGATTCAGTTGTACAAGTGGATGCCACGAGATTATGGCTCTCACGAGTTGCAATCCGAATGTGGACATCACGGCCACATACTTGCCCTTTATGTTCAAACTAGGGGGGATTTCATCGTAGTTGGTGATCTGATGAAATCAATATCTTTGCTGATTTACAAG CATGAGGAGGGTGCTATTGAGGAGCGAGCTCGTGACTACAACGCAAATTGGATGTCAGCTGTCGAGATTCTGGACGACGATATTTACCTTGGAGCTGAGAATAATTTCAACCTCTTCACCGTCCGTAAAAACAGTGAAGGAGCAACTGACGAGGAGCGTGGGCGCCTCGAGGTCGTTGGCGAATACCACCTTGGCGAATTCGTCAATCGATTCCGGCATGGTTCACTAGTCATGCGGCTCCCAGATTCCGACGTTGGCCAGATCCCAACAGTCATATTCGGCACTGTCAATGGAGTCATCGGGGTCATTGCCTCTCTCCCCCACGAGCAGTACGTCTTCTTGGAAAAACTGCAGACGAATATGCGGAAAGTGATCAAGGGCGTCGGGGGGCTCAGCCACGAGCAGTGGAGATCCTTCTACAATGAGAAGAAAACCGTCGAGGCGAAAAGCTTTCTAGATGGAGATCTGATCGAATCGTTCCTTGATCTCAACAGGAATAGGATGGAGGAGATTTCGAAGTCGATGAATGTTGCTGTGGATGAACTTATGAAGAGAGTGGAAGAGCTGACTAGGTTGCATTAA
- the LOC121757042 gene encoding cytosolic Fe-S cluster assembly factor NBP35-like, producing the protein MENGDYEVPENANEHCPGPQSESAGKSDACEGCPNQEACATVPKGPDPDLVTIAERMATVKHKILVLSGKGGVGKSTVSAQLSFSLAAMGFQVGLLDIDICGPSIPKMLGLEGQEIHQSNLGWSPVYVDSNLGVMSIGFMLPNPDDAVIWRGPRKNGIIKQFLKDVYWGELDFLVVDAPPGTSDEHISIVQFLQATGIDGAMIVTTPQQVSLIDVRKEVSFCNKVGLPVLGVVENMSGLCQPLSDLKFLNVTETGEQRDMTEWVLQYMREKVPEMLNLVAFSEVFDTSAGGGAKMCRDMGVPFLGKVPLDPRLGKAAEEGRSCFDDGKCGMSAPALKTIVEKLLSELKVSRPEIFEDGA; encoded by the exons ATGGAAAACGGGGATTACGAAGTACCTGAAAACGCCAATGAAC ATTGCCCAGGACCGCAGTCTGAATCGGCCGGCAAATCTGACGCTTGCGAGGGATGCCCTAATCAGGAAGCTTGTGCTACTGTTCCCAAAGGACCCGATCCAG ACTTGGTCACTATCGCTGAAAGAATGGCAACGGTTAAACACAAAATACTAGTCTTGTCTGGAAAGGGTGGTGTTGGGAAGAGTACAGTTTCAGCTCAATTATCTTTTTCCCTGGCAGCTATGGGTTTTCAGGTGGGCCTTCTCGATATTGATATATGTGGTCCAAGCATTCCAAAGATGCTCGGTCTTGAAGGGCAAGAGATCCACCAAAGTAACCTTGGATGGTCCCCTGTTTATGTTGACTCCAACCTTGGGGTCATGTCAATAGGCTTCATGCTTCCCAACCCTGATGATGCTGTGATATGGAGGGGTCCTAGAAAGAATGGAATCATCAAGCAATTTCTGAAGGATGTCTACTGGGGGGAACTTGATTTTCTTGTAGTTGACGCACCTCCTGGGACCTCAGACGAGCATATTTCTATTGTTCAGTTTCTCCAAGCAACTGGAATCGATGGAGCCATGATAGTTACTACTCCTCAGCAGGTATCTCTTATTGATGTAAGGAAGGAAGTGAGTTTCTGCAATAAAGTGGGGTTGCCGGTTCTTGGAGTTGTTGAGAACATGAGTGGTCTATGCCAACCCTTGTCAGATCTCAAATTCCTTAATGTAACCGAAACTGGTGAACAGAGAGACATGACGGAGTGGGTTCTTCAATACATGAGAGAGAAAGTTCCCGAAATGCTAAACTTGGTTGCTTTCAGTGAAGTTTTTGATACTAGTGCTGGTGGTGGAGCGAAAATGTGCAGGGATATGGGCGTTCCTTTCCTCGGGAAAGTTCCTTTAGATCCTCGGCTAGGTAAAGCTGCTGAAGAAGGAAGGTCCTGCTTTGATGATGGGAAATGCGGCATGAGTGCCCCTGCGTTGAAGACCATCGTAGAGAAGCTGCTGTCGGAACTGAAGGTATCGAGACCTGAAATATTCGAGGATGGTGCTTAG